Proteins encoded within one genomic window of Glycine soja cultivar W05 chromosome 1, ASM419377v2, whole genome shotgun sequence:
- the LOC114381298 gene encoding uncharacterized protein LOC114381298, which produces MTFGEALKQMPLYFKFLKDMLTRNSKYIHSDTIVVEGNCSAVIQRILPQKHKDPGSVTIPCSIGAASVGKALIDLGASINLMLLSMCRRMGELEIMPTRMTLQLVDRSIIRPYGVIEDVLVRVKHFTFPADFLFMDIEDDADIPLILGRPFMLTASCMVDMGKRKLEMGIEDQKISFDLFDEEKQLLDQNVCLQVKDFEEKVLKVGIKFDPDP; this is translated from the coding sequence ATGACCTTCGGAGAGGCCTTAAAGCAGATGCCACTTTACTTTAAATTTCTGAAGGATATGCTAACCCGAAACAGCAAATATATCCACAGTGACACAATTGTAGTGGAGGGAAATTGTAGTGCTGTGATTCAACGCATCCTTCCACAGAAGCATAAAGATCCAGGCAGTGTCACTATACCTTGCTCGATAGGTGCAGCCTCAGTTGGTAAGGCTCTTATTGATTTAGGAGCCAGCATAAATTTAATGTTGCTCTCTATGTGTCGGAGGatgggagagttggagataatgCCAACCAGAATGACTCTGCAGTTAGTTGATCGCTCCATCATCAGGCCATATGGAGTGATAGAAGACGTTTTGGTTCGAGTAAAGCACTTCACCTTCCCTGCCGACTTTTTGTTCATGGACATTGAAGACGATGCTGATATCCCATTGATCTTAGGACGTCCGTTCATGCTAACTGCAAGCTGCATGGTGGATATGGGAAAAAGAAAGTTGGAAATGGGCATCGAAGATCAAAAGATTAGTTTCGATctatttgatgaagaaaaacaACTTTTGGACCAAAATGTCTGCTTGCAGGTGAAGGATTTTGAGGAAAAGGTTTTGAAGGTAGGAATAAAATTTGATCCAGACCCTTGA